In Bacillus sp. BGMRC 2118, one DNA window encodes the following:
- a CDS encoding class I SAM-dependent methyltransferase, whose protein sequence is MSTKILKQNKKSWDKVAHHFNGKDALPSYGPYAQTEEELLLFDEILNKKVLEIGCGSGHSLKYMADKGARELWGIDLSEAQIQVARDTVNDVKANLFCAPMEDDIGIPKQYFDVVYSIYAIGWTTNLPATFGLIYSYLKPGGYFIFSWDHPLYAHLKSQNGQIYLHGSYQNEGVIKYPNFKGEDAPVVIPKRKMATYINELIRAGFTIESVIESDVSTGIDIQGEEVSDRYYSLYKARKFPTTMIIKAIKE, encoded by the coding sequence TTGTCCACTAAAATTCTTAAACAAAACAAAAAAAGCTGGGATAAAGTAGCACATCACTTTAATGGGAAGGATGCATTACCTAGCTATGGTCCTTATGCTCAAACCGAGGAAGAGTTATTACTTTTTGATGAAATATTAAATAAAAAAGTTCTTGAAATTGGTTGTGGAAGCGGTCATTCATTAAAATATATGGCAGATAAAGGTGCCAGAGAACTTTGGGGAATTGACTTATCAGAGGCCCAAATTCAAGTAGCAAGGGATACTGTTAATGATGTAAAAGCTAATTTATTTTGTGCACCAATGGAAGATGACATCGGAATACCAAAGCAATATTTTGACGTGGTTTACTCTATATATGCTATTGGATGGACTACAAATCTTCCTGCAACTTTTGGGCTCATTTATTCATATCTAAAGCCTGGTGGGTACTTTATATTTAGCTGGGATCACCCTCTCTATGCTCATTTGAAAAGTCAGAATGGTCAAATCTACCTTCATGGGTCTTATCAAAATGAAGGAGTTATTAAATATCCTAACTTTAAGGGAGAAGATGCACCCGTTGTAATTCCTAAAAGAAAGATGGCAACCTACATAAATGAGCTGATAAGAGCAGGGTTTACAATTGAGTCTGTCATCGAAAGTGATGTTTCAACCGGAATAGATATACAAGGTGAAGAGGTTTCTGACCGTTATTATTCTCTATACAAGGCTAGGAAATTTCCTACTACTATGATTATCAAAGCTATTAAAGAATGA
- a CDS encoding DUF3889 domain-containing protein, giving the protein MKTIISTSLVLSLFILEGSILTHPFIVEAQQEVPSYAKWGKLAVERTKEKYPNAKVIDYLHIGREKGTVTYTEKFKLWLKEESKEFGVYVDITIDNKTEKLVAINFEETAR; this is encoded by the coding sequence ATGAAAACAATTATTTCAACATCCTTGGTTCTTAGTTTATTTATTCTTGAAGGGTCTATATTGACTCATCCATTTATAGTAGAGGCACAACAAGAAGTTCCATCTTATGCTAAGTGGGGAAAATTAGCAGTCGAAAGAACTAAAGAAAAGTATCCCAATGCTAAGGTAATTGATTATTTACATATCGGAAGAGAAAAAGGAACAGTAACTTATACTGAAAAATTTAAACTTTGGTTGAAGGAAGAAAGTAAAGAATTTGGTGTATATGTTGACATAACTATTGATAATAAAACGGAAAAATTAGTTGCTATAAATTTTGAAGAAACAGCAAGGTAA
- a CDS encoding CbrC family protein, whose protein sequence is MKLPNYKYNPYPIKLGVIVEEETFCPVCEKKQEYVYQGPFYSEEEVEGICPWCIADGTAAKKYDGEFQDPASCDEVDDEKFVDELILRNPGYTGWQQEYWLSHCGDFCSIIGYVGWEEIKHLENELKEDINNICNEFQMSGQEFKDNLVNQGDFQGYLFQCNCCKKHRLHVDMS, encoded by the coding sequence ATGAAGCTACCAAATTATAAATACAATCCATATCCAATTAAATTGGGAGTAATAGTTGAAGAAGAAACATTTTGTCCAGTATGTGAAAAAAAACAGGAATATGTATACCAAGGGCCATTTTATTCAGAAGAGGAAGTTGAAGGTATTTGTCCTTGGTGTATAGCTGATGGTACAGCTGCTAAGAAGTATGATGGAGAATTTCAAGACCCAGCGTCTTGTGACGAAGTTGATGACGAAAAATTTGTAGATGAATTAATTCTTAGAAACCCAGGTTATACTGGATGGCAGCAAGAATATTGGCTTAGTCATTGTGGTGATTTTTGTTCGATTATTGGTTATGTTGGTTGGGAAGAAATAAAGCATTTAGAAAATGAATTAAAGGAAGATATAAACAATATATGTAATGAGTTTCAAATGTCAGGACAAGAATTCAAAGATAATTTAGTGAATCAAGGAGATTTTCAAGGTTATTTGTTTCAATGTAACTGTTGTAAGAAACATCGCCTCCATGTTGATATGTCATAA
- a CDS encoding NUDIX domain-containing protein, translating into MRLRQMAVAFLINEEHEILFLQKKQSDTFLAGFLVPIGGHIENNEINEPKTACLREIEEETGIKSDAIKNLALRYIVLRIKEMQEIRIQYVFFGDVLKGTNLNESNEGELSWIENKNILNHNVSATTKEIIVHYDKLGKCNEQVYVGSMKSLNGEPEITWGLLEDWEQPIVY; encoded by the coding sequence ATGAGACTAAGACAGATGGCTGTAGCTTTCTTAATAAACGAGGAACATGAGATTTTGTTTCTACAAAAGAAACAAAGTGACACCTTCCTTGCTGGCTTTTTAGTTCCGATTGGGGGACATATAGAAAATAATGAAATAAACGAACCTAAAACAGCCTGTTTACGAGAAATAGAAGAGGAAACTGGAATAAAAAGTGATGCCATTAAAAATCTAGCTCTTCGATATATTGTTCTTAGAATAAAGGAAATGCAGGAAATTCGTATTCAATATGTATTCTTTGGAGATGTATTGAAAGGAACAAACTTAAATGAAAGTAATGAAGGGGAACTATCTTGGATAGAAAATAAAAATATATTAAATCATAATGTTTCAGCAACTACGAAAGAAATAATAGTCCATTACGACAAACTTGGAAAGTGCAATGAACAGGTATATGTAGGATCTATGAAGTCTTTAAATGGAGAACCTGAAATAACATGGGGGCTTCTAGAGGATTGGGAGCAGCCAATAGTTTATTAA